In Candidatus Methanosphaera massiliense, the following are encoded in one genomic region:
- a CDS encoding DUF354 domain-containing protein — MKIWIDIVNTPHVRFFNGIIKKLKADGHDVLITARDYSNIHDLLDIFGLEYTSIGNHGVTLEEKLLSSTKRAYELSKFISKQDIDVAITKHSIELPRVAFGLGIPNIFILDNEHAVAANKLTLPLTNKLIIPEIFDVWNTIKFGMDPNNIVRYNGTCEVTHLEDFKYNENILEDLGIKLTKEHVILMRPEPSLASYLDTDCTKSVLTPIINELKDIADILVIPRFKAQSDIFKNIPNVQVIKTPVDTFSLMKRVDLVIGAGGTMNREAALLGTPVISCYPGKQLSVDTYYIEKGLMKRSTDLNEIIALSKELLENKHVDRHVETDNLIDLIVNEIYKTYSENKNN, encoded by the coding sequence ATGAAAATATGGATTGATATTGTGAACACGCCCCACGTACGATTTTTTAATGGAATTATTAAAAAATTAAAAGCAGATGGGCATGACGTTCTAATAACTGCAAGAGATTACTCTAATATACATGATTTATTAGATATTTTTGGATTAGAATATACTTCTATCGGTAATCATGGTGTTACACTCGAAGAAAAGTTATTATCAAGTACAAAACGTGCATATGAACTATCAAAATTCATATCAAAACAGGACATTGATGTTGCTATCACTAAACATTCAATTGAATTACCTAGAGTCGCTTTTGGACTAGGTATACCCAACATATTTATTCTTGATAATGAGCATGCTGTAGCAGCAAATAAATTAACATTACCACTGACAAACAAACTAATTATACCCGAAATATTTGATGTATGGAATACTATTAAATTTGGAATGGATCCCAACAATATTGTCCGATATAATGGTACCTGTGAAGTTACACACCTAGAGGACTTCAAATATAATGAGAATATACTTGAAGATTTAGGAATAAAACTTACTAAAGAACATGTTATATTAATGAGACCTGAACCCTCATTAGCATCATATTTAGATACAGATTGTACAAAGTCCGTGCTAACACCTATCATTAATGAGTTAAAAGATATTGCAGATATACTTGTAATCCCACGGTTTAAAGCACAGAGTGATATATTTAAGAACATACCTAATGTTCAAGTTATAAAAACACCTGTTGATACTTTTAGTCTAATGAAGAGAGTAGATCTTGTTATTGGTGCTGGTGGTACAATGAATAGAGAAGCAGCTCTTTTAGGAACCCCTGTTATATCATGTTATCCTGGAAAACAATTATCAGTAGATACATATTATATTGAAAAAGGTCTGATGAAAAGATCAACAGATTTAAATGAAATTATCGCATTATCTAAGGAGTTATTAGAAAATAAACATGTGGATAGACACGTTGAAACTGATAATCTTATAGATCTAATTGTTAATGAAATATATAAAACATACTCTGAAAACAAGAATAATTAA
- a CDS encoding VWA domain-containing protein translates to MSVSKIITLSNFLRKEGMLVSIRSTITASRIWEEYHELADYDELKLAIKCIYVKNKEDSYKFDNIYDQLFKKVRPEKKKNNESQHIKNNEISSSEMPSSNNQLVPEQESVENKALIKDRKKQKVVNDKLTNDSIASLDEYDKRVFDICQRLSKKIANQRSKRKKRHTSHNINMPATIRYNLKNGGHLVTLIHQKPPMRKTKQIFLSDISGSCEWISTWFFAILYGCYKSFDKITVYDFDNKIVDVTPTLGSEFKNAHEINFAHQKLGVRPFGQSDMTNSFKEFLDQAELNKHTDVILLTDCRDWNGKRENGVLESAEVLHQIVIKSRKVIILNPEKKIRWNTPTSCVSEYEKAGAVVYEAGTLNQFADVISQL, encoded by the coding sequence ATGTCTGTATCTAAAATTATTACATTATCTAATTTTTTAAGAAAAGAGGGTATGCTAGTTAGTATACGTAGTACTATAACTGCTAGTAGAATATGGGAAGAATATCATGAACTAGCAGATTATGATGAATTAAAACTAGCTATTAAATGTATTTATGTGAAAAATAAGGAAGATTCATATAAATTTGATAATATTTATGACCAATTATTTAAGAAAGTACGTCCAGAAAAAAAGAAGAACAATGAATCACAGCATATTAAAAATAATGAAATTAGTTCTTCAGAAATGCCCTCCTCCAATAATCAATTAGTTCCAGAACAAGAATCTGTAGAAAATAAGGCGCTGATTAAGGATAGAAAGAAGCAGAAAGTTGTAAATGACAAGCTTACTAATGATAGTATTGCTAGTCTTGATGAATATGATAAACGTGTCTTTGATATATGTCAAAGATTAAGTAAAAAAATAGCTAATCAAAGATCTAAACGTAAAAAAAGACATACTTCTCATAATATTAACATGCCTGCTACTATCAGATATAATTTAAAAAATGGTGGACATCTAGTTACTTTAATTCATCAAAAGCCACCTATGAGAAAAACTAAACAGATTTTTTTAAGTGATATCAGTGGTTCTTGTGAATGGATAAGTACATGGTTTTTTGCTATTTTATATGGTTGTTATAAATCATTTGATAAAATTACAGTATATGATTTTGATAATAAAATTGTTGATGTTACTCCTACTCTTGGCTCTGAGTTTAAGAATGCTCATGAGATTAACTTTGCACATCAAAAGTTAGGTGTTCGTCCCTTTGGTCAGTCAGATATGACAAATTCTTTTAAGGAATTTCTAGACCAGGCCGAGTTAAATAAGCATACTGATGTTATTTTATTAACTGATTGCCGCGACTGGAATGGTAAACGGGAAAATGGTGTTTTAGAAAGTGCAGAGGTTTTACACCAGATTGTTATTAAATCTAGGAAGGTAATTATTTTAAATCCTGAGAAGAAGATTAGGTGGAATACTCCTACTAGTTGTGTCAGTGAATATGAAAAGGCTGGTGCTGTTGTTTATGAGGCTGGTACTTTAAATCAATTTGCTGATGTTATTAGTCAACTATAA
- the hypB gene encoding hydrogenase nickel incorporation protein HypB: MHNVASIEVEQDIIQANDQIAFDNRKKFDEKGVFTVDLVGAVGSGKTALIEKLIDEMDDDIGVIAGDILSKFDAKRIEAKKVPVKGLNTGKECHLDAHLVEHSLEDVPLDDISVLFIENVGNLICPADFKIGAHVRTVIISVTEGDDTAEKHPMIFKNADMAIVNKIDIADAVGADADKMVNDIKTINPDIPVIKCSIKTGEGIDEVIKTYKDFQSKRLNAN; this comes from the coding sequence ATGCATAACGTAGCAAGCATAGAAGTAGAACAAGATATTATTCAAGCAAATGACCAAATAGCATTTGATAACAGAAAAAAATTTGATGAAAAAGGAGTATTTACCGTAGACCTTGTAGGAGCAGTAGGTTCAGGTAAAACAGCATTAATCGAAAAATTAATCGATGAAATGGATGATGACATCGGAGTAATTGCTGGAGACATTCTAAGTAAATTTGATGCAAAAAGAATTGAAGCAAAAAAAGTACCAGTAAAAGGATTAAACACTGGAAAAGAATGTCACCTAGACGCACATCTAGTCGAACACTCACTAGAAGACGTACCACTCGATGATATTTCCGTATTATTCATCGAAAATGTAGGAAACCTCATCTGTCCAGCAGACTTCAAAATAGGTGCACACGTAAGAACAGTTATTATCAGTGTAACCGAAGGAGATGACACAGCAGAGAAACATCCAATGATTTTCAAAAATGCTGATATGGCTATAGTTAATAAAATAGACATAGCTGATGCAGTTGGAGCAGATGCTGATAAAATGGTTAACGATATAAAAACAATCAATCCAGACATCCCAGTAATTAAATGTAGTATAAAAACTGGTGAAGGTATTGATGAAGTTATAAAAACCTACAAAGACTTCCAAAGCAAAAGACTCAATGCAAACTAA
- the lonB gene encoding ATP-dependent protease LonB codes for METDTDTSKTEENAETTEESRKEEIKESNYDLSDHIVSDIDPSKYKDTEDIEIPPKLIDQIIGQEEAVETIKKAAKQRRNVLLIGEPGIGKSMLAKAMAELLPPEDLQDILIYPNVENPNNPLVGVMPAGQGKKIVENAKKQFKGQEERKNILTIAIIALIMAIGFVTNQFLTAIIAVGIVFFALYQIKPKSQQLVPKLLVNNESKKVAPFIDATGAHAGALLGDVRHDPYQSGGLGTPAHERVESGMIHRANKGVLYIDEIGTMSMKTQQELLTALQEHKYQITGQSDTSSGAMVRTNAVPCDFVLVASGNLEVLDDMHIALRSRIRGYGYEIFMKDSMKDTPENREKLVQFVAQEVKNDGRIPHFSKEAVAEIIKEAQRRAGKKDALTLKLRDLGGLVRAAGDVAVEQGANEVTVDHVFEAKKQSRTLEQQIADRYITQRKQYSVFSNQGAKIGCINGLAVIGNSSGIVLPIAAEAAPSQSKEEGKIIAAGKLGDIAKEAVQNVGAIIKKSIGKDISNYDIHIQFVQSYDGVEGDSASVSMATAIISAIENIPIDQTLALTGSLSVRGTVLPIGGVTYKIEAAAESGMKKVLIPASNVDDVLIDKKYMEQIEIIPVKTLTDVLEEALVGPRKDEFIKQLKENRLDKIKDMIPNTNDIISSKPSKSNN; via the coding sequence ATAGAAACAGATACAGATACATCTAAAACAGAAGAAAATGCTGAAACAACAGAAGAATCAAGAAAAGAAGAAATCAAAGAATCAAACTACGATTTAAGTGACCACATAGTATCTGATATCGATCCCTCAAAATACAAAGATACAGAAGACATAGAAATCCCACCAAAATTAATAGATCAAATCATAGGACAAGAAGAAGCAGTAGAAACAATCAAAAAAGCAGCAAAACAGAGAAGAAATGTACTATTAATTGGTGAACCTGGTATAGGAAAATCAATGTTAGCAAAAGCAATGGCAGAACTATTACCACCAGAAGACTTACAAGATATACTAATATATCCTAACGTTGAAAATCCTAACAATCCACTAGTAGGAGTAATGCCTGCAGGTCAAGGAAAAAAAATAGTGGAAAATGCTAAAAAACAATTCAAAGGTCAGGAAGAAAGAAAAAATATCCTGACAATAGCAATCATAGCACTAATCATGGCTATAGGATTTGTAACAAATCAATTCCTAACAGCAATTATTGCAGTTGGTATAGTATTCTTTGCATTATATCAGATAAAACCAAAAAGTCAACAATTAGTACCAAAATTACTAGTTAACAATGAAAGCAAAAAAGTTGCACCATTCATTGATGCAACAGGAGCACATGCAGGAGCATTACTAGGTGATGTAAGACACGACCCATACCAATCTGGAGGACTAGGAACACCAGCTCACGAAAGAGTAGAAAGTGGAATGATACACAGAGCAAACAAAGGTGTATTATACATAGACGAAATTGGTACAATGAGTATGAAAACACAACAAGAACTACTAACAGCACTACAGGAACATAAATATCAAATCACCGGACAAAGTGATACCAGTAGTGGTGCAATGGTAAGAACAAATGCTGTTCCATGTGACTTTGTATTAGTAGCATCAGGTAACCTCGAAGTACTCGATGACATGCACATAGCATTAAGATCAAGAATAAGAGGATACGGTTATGAAATATTCATGAAAGACAGCATGAAAGATACACCAGAAAACCGTGAAAAACTCGTACAATTCGTAGCACAAGAAGTTAAAAATGATGGCAGAATACCCCATTTCTCAAAAGAAGCAGTAGCTGAAATAATCAAAGAAGCACAACGTAGAGCAGGTAAAAAAGATGCATTAACACTTAAACTAAGAGATCTTGGTGGTCTAGTAAGAGCAGCAGGTGACGTTGCAGTAGAACAAGGAGCAAATGAAGTAACAGTAGACCATGTATTCGAAGCTAAAAAACAATCCAGAACACTAGAACAACAAATAGCTGACAGATACATAACACAAAGAAAACAATACAGTGTATTCTCCAATCAGGGTGCAAAAATTGGTTGTATCAATGGTTTAGCAGTAATTGGAAACTCCAGTGGTATAGTATTACCTATAGCAGCAGAAGCAGCACCATCTCAAAGTAAAGAAGAAGGTAAAATTATTGCAGCAGGTAAACTTGGAGATATTGCAAAAGAAGCAGTGCAAAACGTTGGAGCTATCATTAAGAAAAGTATTGGTAAAGACATATCCAACTATGATATACACATACAATTTGTACAATCCTATGATGGAGTTGAAGGAGACAGTGCAAGTGTATCCATGGCTACAGCAATCATATCAGCAATAGAAAACATACCAATTGACCAAACATTAGCATTAACTGGTTCATTAAGTGTTCGTGGAACCGTACTTCCTATTGGTGGAGTAACCTACAAAATTGAAGCTGCTGCTGAATCTGGAATGAAAAAAGTTCTTATACCAGCATCTAATGTTGATGATGTATTAATTGATAAAAAATACATGGAACAAATTGAAATTATCCCTGTAAAAACATTGACAGATGTTCTAGAAGAAGCACTTGTAGGACCTAGAAAAGATGAATTTATCAAACAACTAAAAGAGAACCGTCTTGACAAAATCAAAGATATGATTCCAAACACAAATGATATTATAAGTTCTAAACCATCAAAATCCAATAACTAG
- a CDS encoding DEAD/DEAH box helicase — MDKLKFKDLNISPEIQKAVKDMGFEEASPIQSLAIPKILDHKDVTGQAQTGTGKTAAFGIPLLENIESENNNLQAIILCPTRELAIQVAEELKKLSKYLPSINVLPIYGGQPIDRQIKALRKGVQIIIGTPGRVMDHIDRGTLDLSTIKTVILDEADEMLDMGFREDIEYILEDIPYERQFLLFSATLPEEILQLAKRYQNNPEIVKVTQHELTTPDVEQKYFEVKEDMKLELLSRLLDLYDFDLALVFCNTKRKVDKLVSHLQIRGYLADGLHGDLTQNQRDRVMDKFKKGNIEILVATDVAARGIDVNGVEAVFNYDIPTDNEYYVHRIGRTGRAGKTGKAYSFVSGREIYQLRDIQRYAKTKIEQAPIPSLTDVAEVKKDNFIDDLKKRINTEDISKEVHIIERLVEEDYNSIDIAATLLKGIMDENKYKEEEFGDTGAHEGFVRFFMSVGRKQDITVNVIINSIHEKTGLNNRQIGNIDIFDNFSFVEIPVENSSDFYRFMGDTHIENKRVHIEPARPREKSKKRNSDKKRFNRHNKKSNKFNPHHKNNRRNNHDKERSSPKNYKDKD; from the coding sequence ATGGATAAATTAAAATTCAAAGATTTAAATATATCTCCAGAGATACAGAAAGCTGTTAAAGACATGGGATTTGAAGAAGCATCACCTATACAATCATTAGCGATACCTAAAATATTAGATCATAAAGATGTTACAGGTCAAGCACAAACAGGTACTGGTAAAACAGCTGCATTTGGAATACCATTATTAGAGAATATTGAAAGTGAAAATAACAATTTACAGGCAATAATACTTTGTCCTACAAGAGAGTTAGCAATACAAGTTGCTGAGGAATTAAAGAAATTATCTAAATATCTGCCATCAATAAATGTATTACCTATTTATGGTGGACAGCCTATTGACAGACAGATAAAAGCATTAAGAAAAGGTGTTCAGATTATTATTGGTACTCCTGGAAGAGTAATGGATCATATTGACAGGGGTACTCTTGACTTAAGTACAATTAAAACTGTTATTCTTGATGAAGCAGATGAAATGTTAGACATGGGATTTAGAGAAGATATAGAATATATTTTAGAAGATATTCCATATGAAAGGCAGTTCCTGTTATTTTCTGCTACACTTCCAGAGGAAATCCTTCAACTAGCAAAGAGATATCAGAATAATCCTGAAATAGTTAAAGTTACACAGCATGAACTAACAACTCCTGATGTTGAACAGAAATACTTTGAAGTTAAAGAGGATATGAAACTAGAATTATTATCCAGATTACTCGATTTATATGACTTTGACTTAGCATTAGTATTCTGTAATACTAAAAGAAAGGTTGATAAACTTGTAAGTCACCTTCAAATAAGAGGTTATCTAGCTGATGGATTACATGGTGATTTAACTCAAAATCAGCGTGACCGTGTAATGGACAAGTTTAAGAAGGGAAATATTGAAATTCTTGTTGCTACTGATGTAGCTGCACGTGGAATTGATGTTAATGGTGTTGAAGCAGTATTTAACTATGATATTCCTACAGATAATGAGTATTATGTTCATCGTATAGGTCGTACTGGACGTGCTGGTAAAACAGGTAAGGCTTATAGTTTTGTATCTGGACGTGAAATATATCAATTAAGAGATATTCAGAGATATGCTAAAACTAAGATTGAACAAGCACCAATACCATCACTTACAGATGTAGCTGAAGTTAAGAAAGATAATTTCATTGATGACTTAAAAAAGAGAATTAACACAGAGGACATATCTAAAGAGGTTCATATCATTGAAAGACTTGTAGAGGAGGATTATAATTCAATTGATATTGCAGCCACACTACTTAAAGGTATAATGGATGAGAATAAATACAAGGAAGAGGAATTTGGTGATACTGGTGCTCATGAAGGTTTTGTAAGATTCTTTATGAGTGTTGGTAGAAAACAAGATATTACTGTGAATGTTATTATTAATTCTATTCATGAGAAAACCGGACTCAATAATCGTCAAATAGGTAATATTGATATCTTTGATAATTTCTCATTTGTTGAAATTCCTGTTGAAAATTCATCTGATTTCTATAGATTCATGGGTGACACTCATATTGAAAATAAACGAGTTCACATTGAACCAGCAAGACCTAGAGAAAAATCTAAGAAAAGAAACTCTGATAAGAAACGTTTTAACAGGCATAATAAAAAAAGTAACAAATTTAATCCTCATCATAAAAACAATCGTAGGAATAACCATGATAAGGAAAGAAGTTCTCCTAAAAACTATAAAGATAAAGATTAA
- the cobQ gene encoding cobyric acid synthase CobQ: MKYLMFQGTSSNAGKTLTVAALCNLLSRKGYRVTPFKSQNMSLNSYTTIDNDEMSIAQVMQAEAADIEPNCNMNPILLKPKEDFTSQVIVQGKPAGNMQFDEYQNNFRQPAIKAIKESLEYLKEDYDITIIEGAGSPAEINMYDKDLANMLIARMTDADVILVADIDQGGVFASIVGTYFLIPEEDRKRIKAVIINKFRGNAEVLDSGIKKVEELTNIPIIGIIPYDETLNLPEEDSASLSTHHFSENEKINIGTLRLPRISNFTDIDPLDYEQDIGIKLVDIYDKFDNLDALIIPGTRNTVNDIVELKKSGAFDYIEEVSKEIPVFGICGGYQMLSKKIIDKNCSESKYGSVDGLGLLDIKTEFGQINKVVEQSRGTIINDSSLGFKKGTVVNGYELHEGITILNDAKPFIKVEKGNGNDKTGQFDGAIKNNICGTYFHGIFHNFEFRRNFTDQLRINKGLEPLGITSKDEFKESKRVNYNQLGDLFANNVDMSFIYNLLGI, from the coding sequence ATGAAATACCTAATGTTTCAAGGAACATCATCAAATGCAGGTAAAACCCTAACTGTGGCCGCGTTATGTAATCTACTATCACGAAAAGGTTACAGAGTAACACCTTTCAAATCACAAAATATGTCTTTAAACTCTTATACTACAATAGATAATGACGAAATGTCCATAGCACAGGTAATGCAAGCAGAAGCAGCAGATATAGAACCAAACTGTAATATGAACCCAATACTTCTAAAACCAAAAGAAGACTTCACATCACAAGTAATAGTCCAAGGAAAACCCGCAGGAAACATGCAATTTGATGAATACCAAAACAATTTCAGACAACCAGCAATCAAAGCAATAAAAGAATCATTAGAATACCTAAAAGAGGACTATGATATAACCATAATAGAAGGAGCAGGTTCACCAGCAGAAATAAATATGTATGATAAAGACCTGGCAAACATGCTCATAGCAAGAATGACAGATGCAGACGTAATACTAGTAGCAGACATAGATCAGGGAGGAGTATTTGCATCAATTGTAGGAACATACTTCTTAATACCTGAGGAAGACAGAAAAAGAATCAAAGCAGTAATTATCAATAAATTCAGAGGAAACGCAGAAGTACTAGACTCCGGAATAAAAAAAGTAGAAGAACTGACCAATATACCAATAATAGGGATAATACCATATGATGAAACACTAAATCTACCAGAAGAAGACTCAGCATCACTATCAACACACCACTTCAGTGAAAATGAGAAAATAAACATAGGAACACTAAGACTTCCAAGAATATCCAACTTCACAGACATAGACCCACTGGACTACGAACAAGATATAGGAATAAAACTAGTAGATATCTACGATAAATTCGACAACTTAGATGCTCTAATCATACCAGGAACAAGAAACACAGTAAATGACATAGTAGAACTAAAAAAATCAGGAGCATTCGACTACATAGAAGAAGTATCAAAAGAAATACCAGTCTTCGGAATATGTGGTGGATATCAAATGCTATCCAAGAAAATCATAGATAAAAACTGCTCAGAATCAAAATATGGGTCAGTTGATGGATTGGGATTACTAGATATAAAAACAGAATTCGGACAAATAAATAAAGTAGTAGAACAAAGTAGAGGAACAATAATAAACGATAGTTCACTAGGATTCAAAAAAGGAACAGTAGTAAACGGATATGAACTACACGAAGGAATAACAATACTAAACGATGCAAAACCATTCATAAAAGTAGAAAAAGGAAACGGTAATGATAAAACAGGTCAATTTGATGGAGCTATAAAAAACAATATATGCGGAACTTACTTCCATGGTATATTCCATAACTTTGAATTTAGACGAAACTTCACAGACCAGCTAAGAATAAATAAAGGATTAGAGCCATTAGGTATCACATCAAAGGATGAATTTAAGGAATCAAAAAGAGTAAACTACAATCAACTAGGTGACTTATTCGCAAATAATGTTGACATGTCATTCATATACAATTTATTAGGAATTTAA
- the hypA gene encoding hydrogenase maturation nickel metallochaperone HypA, whose translation MHELSMANSMVEAILDTAKKNDAISVTEAVLEVGELTMLNPEQLRFMMDVLIKDTIMEDADIIINMIPIEIECEKCGFKGISETDENMDHLMAVATCPKCDSTRVHVIQGQECNIKTIKIEREDENA comes from the coding sequence ATGCATGAATTATCTATGGCAAATAGTATGGTAGAAGCAATACTCGATACTGCAAAGAAAAATGATGCAATCAGTGTAACAGAAGCAGTACTGGAAGTTGGAGAACTAACCATGCTAAACCCAGAACAACTAAGATTCATGATGGATGTACTAATAAAAGATACCATCATGGAAGATGCAGACATAATCATTAACATGATTCCTATTGAAATAGAATGTGAAAAATGTGGTTTCAAGGGTATAAGTGAAACAGATGAAAATATGGATCATTTAATGGCTGTAGCTACATGTCCAAAATGTGACAGTACAAGAGTACATGTTATCCAAGGACAAGAATGTAATATTAAAACAATAAAAATAGAAAGAGAAGATGAAAATGCATAA
- a CDS encoding VWA domain-containing protein, which produces MVNEKILTLSYFLRESGMNVSIRSTILASDIWNQFYGQFDSDELKYALKCVYVKSKDDLARYERAYNYVFVYNKKIESNNHDQDHIDIKSKKNHDDSSSEKNKKPVKDTTRETIIRRRLKMKENVDESILDDEFISLDNIDYRVFDVCHDFSKKVANRRSIRKKRHKTKGVHIPHTIRKNLKNGGHLINLVHQHPPMHKSRHVFLCDISGSCEWAATWFFSLLTGCYRTFDKMSLYDFDNRIIDVTHALKSDYKNSYQVNVGLQSLGLRPRGHSDMTKAFNEFLKDANLNKHTDVILLTDCRDWTGKRKNGVLESATVLHRIVIKSRKVIILNPEKKIRWNTPTSCVKDYQEAGATVYQTSTLREFSDVIEKI; this is translated from the coding sequence ATGGTCAATGAAAAAATTTTAACTTTATCATACTTTTTACGAGAAAGTGGTATGAATGTCAGTATACGTAGTACTATCCTAGCATCAGATATATGGAATCAATTTTACGGTCAATTTGATTCTGATGAATTGAAGTATGCTCTTAAATGTGTGTATGTTAAAAGTAAAGATGATCTTGCTAGATATGAACGTGCATATAATTACGTTTTTGTATATAATAAGAAAATCGAGAGCAATAATCATGACCAAGATCATATAGACATAAAATCTAAGAAAAACCATGATGATTCTAGTAGTGAGAAGAATAAAAAACCTGTTAAAGATACTACACGGGAAACTATTATTCGTAGAAGATTGAAAATGAAAGAGAATGTTGATGAGTCTATACTTGATGATGAATTTATTTCTCTTGACAATATTGATTACAGAGTATTTGATGTATGTCATGATTTTAGTAAGAAGGTGGCTAATCGTAGGTCTATAAGAAAGAAACGACATAAGACTAAAGGAGTTCATATTCCTCATACTATTCGTAAAAATCTTAAGAATGGTGGTCATCTTATAAACTTAGTTCACCAGCATCCTCCAATGCATAAATCCAGACATGTATTTCTATGTGACATTAGTGGTTCCTGTGAATGGGCAGCCACATGGTTTTTTTCATTATTAACTGGTTGTTATAGGACTTTTGATAAGATGTCCTTATATGATTTTGATAATAGGATTATTGATGTTACACATGCTCTTAAGTCAGATTATAAGAATTCCTATCAGGTGAATGTAGGTCTTCAATCTCTGGGTTTAAGACCAAGAGGTCATTCTGATATGACTAAGGCTTTTAATGAGTTTCTTAAGGATGCTAATTTAAATAAGCATACTGATGTTATTTTATTAACTGACTGCCGTGACTGGACTGGTAAACGTAAGAATGGTGTTTTAGAGAGTGCTACTGTACTGCATAGAATTGTTATTAAATCTAGAAAGGTAATTATTTTAAATCCTGAGAAGAAGATTAGATGGAATACTCCTACTAGCTGTGTTAAAGATTATCAGGAAGCTGGAGCTACTGTTTATCAGACTAGTACTTTAAGAGAATTTTCTGATGTTATTGAAAAAATATAA
- a CDS encoding ribose-phosphate diphosphokinase, translating to MIIGGSASQALAAEVARELDDKLCSVETRKFPDGERYFRIKDEIPEDEPVIVIQSTGYPQDENMMELFFILDILGDMNVTDITLVSPYLGYSRQERRFKEVECISAKAIAKLIQTMGVKRVISINLHEQSICDLYDIPVDNLSAMPAIAAYIRENYSDKKPVILAPDKGAENFAKEIARILNTDYDYLEKVRLSPEKVKTKTKSITVDNRSVIIVDDIISTGGTIVNAIDILKRQGAKAVDVVCVHPVLVNDAILKINAAGANSVTGTNTLKSEVAHISVAKTIANHLKSL from the coding sequence GTGATTATTGGAGGATCAGCATCTCAAGCTCTAGCTGCAGAAGTAGCAAGAGAACTGGATGATAAACTATGTTCTGTTGAAACAAGAAAATTTCCTGATGGAGAAAGATACTTTAGAATAAAAGATGAAATACCAGAAGACGAACCAGTGATAGTAATTCAATCAACTGGATATCCTCAAGATGAAAACATGATGGAACTATTTTTCATACTCGATATTCTTGGAGATATGAATGTAACAGATATAACACTAGTATCACCATACCTAGGATACAGCAGACAAGAACGCAGATTCAAAGAAGTAGAATGTATCTCAGCTAAAGCAATTGCAAAATTAATACAGACAATGGGCGTAAAACGGGTAATCTCTATAAACCTACACGAACAAAGCATATGTGATTTATATGATATACCAGTAGATAATCTATCAGCAATGCCTGCAATAGCAGCATATATCAGAGAAAATTATTCAGATAAAAAACCAGTAATACTAGCACCAGATAAGGGCGCAGAAAACTTTGCAAAGGAAATAGCAAGAATACTAAATACGGATTATGATTATTTAGAAAAAGTTAGATTATCACCAGAAAAAGTAAAAACAAAAACTAAAAGTATCACAGTAGATAACCGTAGTGTTATAATTGTAGATGATATAATAAGTACTGGGGGAACTATTGTAAATGCAATAGATATATTAAAAAGACAAGGTGCAAAAGCAGTAGATGTTGTTTGTGTACATCCAGTACTAGTTAACGATGCAATACTAAAAATAAATGCAGCTGGAGCAAATTCTGTAACAGGAACAAATACACTAAAAAGTGAAGTTGCACATATAAGCGTGGCTAAAACAATAGCTAATCATTTAAAATCATTATAA